A region of the Agromyces sp. CF514 genome:
GGTGCGGATGTGCTCGGGCGTGAACGCGAGGAACTCGCACACCACGTCGAATTCGAGCGGCGAGGCGGTGTCGAACCCGAGCGCGGCGCGTACCGACTCGGGGTCGCGGATGTCGGCGGCCAGCACCCGCACCCCATCGGGCAGGGGTCGGTACCGCGACGACGTGCCGCGGTTCAGCACCGTGACCTCGTGGCCCACAGCAACGGCTCGGGCCACGCACGCCGAACTGATGACGCCGCTGCCGCCGATGAAGAGGATGCGCTTGCCGGTCACGGGGCGCCTAGATCGACTCGTCGTCCTTCTCGGACTGCACCGGATCACTGTCGGGGGCGTCGAAGCGGTACTCCACGACCTTGCCGTCTTCGGCCTCGCGCTCGTCGCCCGCGGTGTACCAGAAGATCGACTCCAACCCGCGGACGGCGGCGATCGACGCGATGCGCTCCTCGACCTCGCCGTCGATGAGGGCTCGTCGCTCGGTCGTGCCGGCCAACGGTCCGTCGACGTACTCGACGAGATACTCGGCCTCGGTGCTGTTGCTGTCCGTCATGCCTCCAACGTACGCCTAGACTGCTGCGGCGACACCCCCATCGCACCGCACCGTCGCGGGCGGCCAGAGGTGATCCACCGATCGGAAGGCGGCACATGGGGTTCGGCGATTTCCTCTTCGGCCTCGCAGCGCGGCGGCCCGGCGAGTACCGGCGACTGCGTGGCATCCGTCGTCGTATCTACACGCGGGTCGCGCCGTTGCGTGCCGAGGTCGTGCGCTCCCCGGAGCCGATCGCGTTCGCCGATCTCGACCGCACCGCGTTCGAGCCGATGCGACCGGGGTCGTCGTGGGGCGGCGTGTTCGACTGCGCCTGGCTGCGGATCACGGGCGAGGTTCCCGCCGCCGTGCGTGCGGGGGCCGCCGACCCGGTGGTGCTGCTCGGCATCCGCGGCGAGGGGCTCGTGCTCTCGCCCGAGGGCGACCTGCTCGATTCGGTGAGCACGGTCTTCCAGCAGGGCGACCACCCGCACAGCGGTGGCAGATACCGGCCCGTGCAGGGCGTCGACCTCTCGAGCGGGCGCGTCGAGTTCTACGCCGACGTCGCCTACAACGGATTCATCCTCTACGAGGCCGGCCGCGGCCGCTATCACGGTGCGCATCTCGCGACCCGCGACGAGCTCGCCTACTCCTTCTACTACGACTACCTGACGCTGCTCGTGCTCGAGGACGCGACCGATGACGCTGCGCTCGCCGCCGAGCTGCGCGACGCGCTCGATGCGGGCTGGGCGTCGTTCCGTCGCGGCGACCTCGCTGGCGCGCGGGCCGCACTCGCCCCCGCGCTCGCTGCGCCCTCGACGAGCGACTTCACCTACGACGCCGTCGGGCACGGGCACCTCGACATGGCCTGGCTCTGGCCGCTCCGCGAGACGCACCGCAAGTCGTCGCGAACCTACGTTCGGGCCATGAACGCCGTCGAGCGTCGACCCGACTACGTGTACGGCACGAGCCAGCCGCAGCAGATGCACTGGATCCAGCAGGAGCATCCGGCTCTCTTCGACCGCATGAAGCGGGCCGTCGCCGACGGGCGCATGGAACTGCAGGGCTCGTTCTGGGTCGAACCCGACACGAACCTGCCCTCCGGCGAGTCGCTCGTGCGCCAGGCGCTCGTCGGCCGGGCGTTCCTGCAGGAGCAGTTCGGGCTCACCGACGAGCAGCTGCGGCTGTGCTGGCTGCCCGACACCTTCGGGTACAACGGCAACCTGCCCCAGATCCTCCGCAAGAGCGGCATGGACTGGTTCCAGACGATCAAGCTCGCGTGGAACAAGACGAACGACTTCCCGCACCGCACCTTCCACTGGCAGGGCATCGACGGCTCGACCGTGCTCGTGCACATGCCGCCGGAGGGCGACTACAACAGTCGCGCCGGCGCCGACAACCTGCTGACCGGGCTCGCGCGCTACCCCGAGCGGGCGCTCGAGACCGCCCTGCTCGTCTACGGATCGGGCGACGGCGGCGGCGGGCCGAACGAGATCCACCACGAGCTCGTCGACCGAGAGCACGGCTCCGACGGGCAGGGCCTGCGGGGGCTGCCGAAGCTGCGCAGGTCGACCGCGGGCGACTTCTTCCGCCGGCTCGAGCAGCTCGAGATCGACCACACCCACGTCGGCGAGCTCTACCTCGAGACGCATCAGGGCACCTACACGACGCAGGCGCAGATCAAGCGGCACAACCGACTCGTCGAGCGCAAGCTGCACGAGGTCGAGGCGCTCGCCGTGCTGGTGGGCGACGACTCCCGCCCCGTGCTCGCCGACCACTGGCGCGAGGTGCTGCTGAACCAGTTCCACGACATCATCCCGGGTTCGTCGATCGAACGCGTCAACCGCGAGGCGATCGCCACCTACGAGCGCATCGAGGCGTCGCTCGACGCGTACGCGGCCGACCTGACCGAGCGGATGCCGCGGGCCGCCGGAGCATCCACGGCCCTGAACCTGACGAGCCACGCGCGCGACGAGGTCGTGAAGGTGGGCGACGCGTGGTTCCGGGCGGAGGTCGGACCGTACGCCGCCGCCGAGCTGCGGCCGGCCGACGCGGCATCCGACCTCGCGTTCAGCGACGACTCGCTCGGCAACGGCGTCGTCACGCTTCGCTTCGACGCCGACGGCGTGATCGTCTCGTGCGTCGACCGTGCGGGGGCGGAGCACGCCGGCGCAGGGCTCAACCGCCTGGTCGTGCACCGCGACCCGTACGTGTGGCCGTTCAACGCGTGGGACATCAACCCCGACTACGTGAAGCGGCCGACGCGCGTGCTGCGCATGGCCCTCGTCGGCACGCGCGTCGACGGGCCGACGGTCACGCGCACGCAGGAGTACCGGTCGAAGGCGGTCACCGTGCGCCAGCGCATCGTGCTCGAGGCCGGCAGCGACGTCGTGCGCTTCGAGACCGAGGTCGACTGGCACGAGAAGCACCGCATGCTGCGCGCCGAGTTCCGGCCGACGCACTACGCCGACACCGTGCGCTGCGAGATCCAGTTCGGGCACCTCGAGCGCGTCACCACCGAGCGCGACTCGGTCGAGCGGGCGCAGTTCGAGGTCTGCGCGCACAAGTGGATCGCCACCGAAGACGCGACCGGCGGGTTCGCGCTGCTGAACGACTCGAAGTACGGCCACCGGGCGAAGAACGGGCTGCTCAGCCTCAACCTGCTGCGCGCGCCGACGTTCCCCGACAAGACGGCCGACCGCGGCCGCCACCGGTTCACCTACGCGTTCACGCCGTTCGCCACCGGCGACCTCGCCAAGGTCGTGCGTGAGGCGTACCGCCTCAACAACCCGCTGCACGTGACGGATGCCGCGGCCTTCGGCCCCGCGGCATCCGTCGACGATCCGGGCGTGATCATCGAGACCGTCAAGCGTGCCGAGCACGGCGACGGCGTGGTGCTGCGCCTCTACGAGAGCCTCGGGCGTGCGACGACGACCGCGCTGCACGTGGCGATTCCGGGGCTCGTGCATGATGCGCAGGCGGATGCCGCGGCATCCGTCACCGCGATCGAGACCGACCTGCTCGAGCGACCCGCCGGCACCGCCGAGCACGTCGACCTCGATCGGCTCGAGTTCACCCCGTTCGAGATCAAGACCATCCGATTGGAGGCTCGACGGTGAGCCAGGCCACGCACACGACGATCGCGCCCCGCATCCAGGCGAGGGCCATGGTCACCGCGGGCTTCGGGCAGAACTTCGTACTCACGACGGTGTCGACGTTCATCCTCGTGTACCTGCTGCAGTACGCGGGCGTCAGCACCGGGGGGCTCGCCGCCGTCACGGTCATCATCACCGTCTCGAAGTTCGTCGACGCCGTGCTCGACCCGCTCATGGGCAGCATCGTCGACATGACCCGGTCGCGGTGGGGCAAGCTGCGGCCGTACATCCTGTTCTCGGCGGCGCCGGTCGCGGTGCTCTCGGGGCTGCTGTTCTCGGTGCCCGACGTCGAGGAGCCCGCGAAGATCGCGTTCTTCGGGGTCACGTACATCCTCTGGAGC
Encoded here:
- a CDS encoding glycoside hydrolase family 38 C-terminal domain-containing protein, coding for MGFGDFLFGLAARRPGEYRRLRGIRRRIYTRVAPLRAEVVRSPEPIAFADLDRTAFEPMRPGSSWGGVFDCAWLRITGEVPAAVRAGAADPVVLLGIRGEGLVLSPEGDLLDSVSTVFQQGDHPHSGGRYRPVQGVDLSSGRVEFYADVAYNGFILYEAGRGRYHGAHLATRDELAYSFYYDYLTLLVLEDATDDAALAAELRDALDAGWASFRRGDLAGARAALAPALAAPSTSDFTYDAVGHGHLDMAWLWPLRETHRKSSRTYVRAMNAVERRPDYVYGTSQPQQMHWIQQEHPALFDRMKRAVADGRMELQGSFWVEPDTNLPSGESLVRQALVGRAFLQEQFGLTDEQLRLCWLPDTFGYNGNLPQILRKSGMDWFQTIKLAWNKTNDFPHRTFHWQGIDGSTVLVHMPPEGDYNSRAGADNLLTGLARYPERALETALLVYGSGDGGGGPNEIHHELVDREHGSDGQGLRGLPKLRRSTAGDFFRRLEQLEIDHTHVGELYLETHQGTYTTQAQIKRHNRLVERKLHEVEALAVLVGDDSRPVLADHWREVLLNQFHDIIPGSSIERVNREAIATYERIEASLDAYAADLTERMPRAAGASTALNLTSHARDEVVKVGDAWFRAEVGPYAAAELRPADAASDLAFSDDSLGNGVVTLRFDADGVIVSCVDRAGAEHAGAGLNRLVVHRDPYVWPFNAWDINPDYVKRPTRVLRMALVGTRVDGPTVTRTQEYRSKAVTVRQRIVLEAGSDVVRFETEVDWHEKHRMLRAEFRPTHYADTVRCEIQFGHLERVTTERDSVERAQFEVCAHKWIATEDATGGFALLNDSKYGHRAKNGLLSLNLLRAPTFPDKTADRGRHRFTYAFTPFATGDLAKVVREAYRLNNPLHVTDAAAFGPAASVDDPGVIIETVKRAEHGDGVVLRLYESLGRATTTALHVAIPGLVHDAQADAAASVTAIETDLLERPAGTAEHVDLDRLEFTPFEIKTIRLEARR